The Bacteroides ovatus genomic interval ATCACCGATTTCACCATTCCAAATCCATTCGCATACCAAATCCGTACCTTCATCCGATGAACCCTGATTACCCATCTGAGTAACAACACCTGTTGAGGCAGCTAATTTTGTCAATAAACGAGATTCATAAACAGAGTGGGTCAACGGCTTCTGACAGTACACGTGTTTTCCCATTGTCATTGCATCAGCAGTGATGATAGCATGAGTATGGTCGGCAGTTGCAACAATTACACCGTCAATAGATTTACCCATTTCATCATACATTTTACGATAATCCCAGTATTTTTTAGCCTTGGGGAATTCGTCGAACACACCTTTTGCATACTTCCAATCCACATCACAAAGAGCCACAATATTTTCAGTGCCCTTTACGTGATTAATGTTGGCATGTCCCATACCGCCAATACCCACAGCTGCAAGATTTAATTTGTCAGTAGGCGAAACATGCCCGTGACTCATACCTAAAATTGTACTGGGAGCAATGGTTATACCTGCTAAAGCAGCGGCTCCCGTTTTGAGAAACTTTCTCCTCGAAATGTTTGACATGATTTTATTTGTTTAAGGGTTAATAATCTTTGGAAGGTTGCCATGCAACAATCCATATCCATTTTTCATGTTTTTTCTTCGCTCGCGTATTTGCTCCAAAGTGCGCAAATTACCAATAGCAGGCAAATCGTGTTTGCGGGTATCTTTTAAGAATGTCCATGCATATTCGGATGCAATAGCCGAATCGCGCATTAGCGGTAATCGTGAACTGCGTTTTCCGGTTTCTACCGAATCAGCAAACAGGTCACACAACACGTCTATATTCTTGCCGCCGAAAGGTTTCTCTACACGGATGGTCTGATTGACACCGTGTAGGTCGACAACAGCAGTATTGAAGTCATGCGTCATACGCACAACCCCTTTTGTACCTATAATATCTACATACGAATTATGTGTCTGGTCTTTAGATAATTGCCCATAAACAAATCCTTGGGTAATATCAAAAACGACCCCATTTTGAAAAGTTCCGTGACATTGCACCCACCAAGGATCTTTGTAGTTCCACATATTCACTCCCTGGGCATTCCATGTTCTATAATCACATCCTGCATACCAACGGGTAATATCTACGTAGTGCATTCCACAATCATGGAAAGCAGGTCCCTCATACTCATGACCTTCACCTGGTGCCAAGCCGGGAGTCATGTGACAAATACGAATAATAGCCAGCTCTCCGATTTCCCCTTGCTGGATATATTCCTTCATTAAATTATGATACCAGGAATTTCGCAGATACAGATTTACCGTAGAAATGAGATTTGTGTTTTCTGTCATTTCTACAACTTTCCACTCATTTTCCATTGTATCTGCAACTGGTTTTTCTGAAATAATGTGTTTGCCGTAACGAATAGCTTTTTCTATTTGTTCCATCCGCGAGTCAGCCAAAGTGAAAAGCCCGACTACCTGCACACTTTCATCCTCAAAAATCTTTTGATTATCTTCTACTATAATAGAGTTAGGGGAAAGCTTTTTAGCCAACTGACGTGATGCCGGATCGGTATCACAAATATAAGCAATATTCCACCGATCACTTTTAGTCATCGCTTCCCAGTAGAATCTTCCCATCCTACCAAAACCGATAATTCCAACTTTAATTCTCGTGTCTACTGAAGATTGCGTGTTCATAATTAAACATAGTGAATTTAAGTACAAATAATAGATAAAACATCAACTTCTAACTACCAAACTGATGAGCTAAAAACTGATATTGCAAATCTAGCCAAATAAATAACGGCTTATTTGACTTACACTACTTTATGTAGATATAAAAATAGCATTTTTCACTATTAATCAACAACTTAGCTAACTTGACACATCAAAAAAATGTAGATGATTTGGAAAGTATTATAATGTTAAAATGATAATTATGTCTCTTGTGTTGAACTAATTTTCATAATTTCATTCTCAAATTCATCCCTGTCGACGGCTGCCTTATTTCTCATTTTCGTACGATAATTATAAACCGTACTTGTAGAGCAACGGAGAAAGTTCGCTATCTTTCCACTATCCGTAATACCCAAGCGTAATAAAGCATAAATACGAAGTTCCCTATTCAATAAAGCGTCCGGTTTTAAAATAATTTTCTCTTCATCTTTCAACAGAGCGTTAAAATCAGAAACAAAAGTAGGATACAAACCCAAGAAGACCTTATCAAAACGAGTGTATAAAGCGCTAAGTTCATCGTCGATAAGCGCAGATGATTTTAGCTTCTTAATCAGTTCATCATAGTATTTATTAATAGCTATTTTATACAGCATATTCTGATATTTCTCCATTTTATGGATATAGCTAAAGCATACATCAAAGAATTCGGCTATATAATATTCCTTTATACTATTAATTTCGCACAACTGATTATTTGTATCATTCAGCTGGCTGTTCATGCTATTCAGCTTGTTGTTCAATCGCAAAAGTTCCTCATTACTCTGTGCCAATGCCTGTTTTATTTTCAACGTCTTTTTCATCTGAATATAGATGAAAAGCACCAACAGGACTAAAAGAAAAAGGATAATACTTGTAGAAATAAGAAAAGTAGTCAGATGCGACCGTGATCTGGCCTGCTCCGCCTGATAAGCTGTATTAATAATAGAATTAAATTTATAAATTTCGATGGCACGGAAATGAATACCGGAAGATATAACGTCATCGATAGCAGACTGTGTAAATTTAAAGGCATCAGCTAAATTCTGTTCATCATAGGCTATCAATGCAAGAGATTGCAGGGATGCATTTTCCCGCGTAGCATTCCGGGTATCGGCTATTGCCGACAACATCAG includes:
- a CDS encoding DUF6377 domain-containing protein; its protein translation is MKFNYCFLKKRFLLLLIALGIGSVLYANNELKLLTDSLRRVIDEKHVFVKEKEDRINRIKCMLRSPGLTLEGEYRINLRLYNEYKKFHIDSAIHYVDRNIEISRQLNRPYFTNQSSLHLSLLYSMCGRFREAEIILKSIKTSELPRDLLINYYQTYSSFWGHYSISVANNLYGKQQAAYQDSLFALIDHTSWDYRMSQASYYIWRDTLKSKEIFKELLEIEEVGTPNYAMITHSYSRLCHHQKKYDEEKKYLMLSAIADTRNATRENASLQSLALIAYDEQNLADAFKFTQSAIDDVISSGIHFRAIEIYKFNSIINTAYQAEQARSRSHLTTFLISTSIILFLLVLLVLFIYIQMKKTLKIKQALAQSNEELLRLNNKLNSMNSQLNDTNNQLCEINSIKEYYIAEFFDVCFSYIHKMEKYQNMLYKIAINKYYDELIKKLKSSALIDDELSALYTRFDKVFLGLYPTFVSDFNALLKDEEKIILKPDALLNRELRIYALLRLGITDSGKIANFLRCSTSTVYNYRTKMRNKAAVDRDEFENEIMKISSTQET
- a CDS encoding Gfo/Idh/MocA family protein; the encoded protein is MNTQSSVDTRIKVGIIGFGRMGRFYWEAMTKSDRWNIAYICDTDPASRQLAKKLSPNSIIVEDNQKIFEDESVQVVGLFTLADSRMEQIEKAIRYGKHIISEKPVADTMENEWKVVEMTENTNLISTVNLYLRNSWYHNLMKEYIQQGEIGELAIIRICHMTPGLAPGEGHEYEGPAFHDCGMHYVDITRWYAGCDYRTWNAQGVNMWNYKDPWWVQCHGTFQNGVVFDITQGFVYGQLSKDQTHNSYVDIIGTKGVVRMTHDFNTAVVDLHGVNQTIRVEKPFGGKNIDVLCDLFADSVETGKRSSRLPLMRDSAIASEYAWTFLKDTRKHDLPAIGNLRTLEQIRERRKNMKNGYGLLHGNLPKIINP